In Salinirussus salinus, the following proteins share a genomic window:
- a CDS encoding alpha/beta fold hydrolase — protein sequence MTKPMVDAEPDPVDVADATRTVETESGSFPVLDYGDGPVVLMLHGFPDSRHLWRYQVPALAEAGFRVVAPDMRGFGDAPKPGPVEAYAVPNAAEDVMRILGSLEVENVRLVGHDWGAAVAWLLAATQPDTVERLVALSVGAPGNSGSQTVEQRERSWYFYFFQFEEVAEAWLRHDDWRLFREWSRGDGDQDRYIANLSRPGALTAALNWYRANVRPEPPEERGADYPDVTCPVLGVWSDRDHYLTEEQMTASTEKVDGPWQYERVSDASHWLMLDKPGELNDTLTEFLTG from the coding sequence GTGACAAAACCGATGGTGGACGCGGAACCGGATCCGGTCGATGTCGCGGACGCTACAAGGACTGTCGAGACCGAGAGCGGCTCGTTCCCGGTCCTCGATTACGGGGACGGCCCGGTGGTGCTCATGCTCCACGGGTTCCCGGACTCCCGCCATCTCTGGCGGTACCAGGTCCCCGCGCTCGCTGAGGCGGGCTTTCGCGTGGTCGCACCGGATATGCGCGGGTTCGGGGATGCACCGAAACCCGGGCCGGTCGAGGCGTATGCGGTTCCCAACGCTGCCGAAGACGTGATGCGCATTTTGGGTTCCCTGGAGGTCGAGAACGTTCGTCTCGTCGGCCACGACTGGGGAGCGGCCGTCGCGTGGTTGCTAGCGGCGACGCAGCCGGACACTGTCGAGCGGCTGGTCGCGCTGTCGGTGGGCGCGCCGGGGAATTCGGGGTCCCAGACGGTCGAACAACGCGAACGCTCCTGGTACTTCTACTTCTTCCAGTTCGAGGAGGTCGCCGAAGCGTGGCTCCGGCACGACGACTGGCGGCTGTTCCGCGAGTGGAGCCGTGGCGATGGCGACCAGGACCGCTACATAGCCAACCTGTCCCGACCGGGGGCGCTCACAGCTGCCCTCAACTGGTATCGGGCGAACGTCAGGCCCGAGCCCCCGGAGGAACGCGGAGCGGACTACCCCGACGTGACCTGCCCGGTGCTGGGTGTGTGGAGTGACAGGGACCACTACCTCACTGAGGAACAGATGACAGCATCCACCGAGAAGGTCGATGGGCCGTGGCAGTACGAACGGGTCAGCGACGCGAGCCACTGGCTGATGCTCGACAAGCCAGGCGAACTGAACGACACCCTCACGGAATTCCTGACGGGCTGA
- a CDS encoding phosphotransferase family protein produces MSGDDTTDATDTEDGVSGLDEEAVDEEYLGRLFDEEALAAFLEDALGPGELHVEYHQAGHSNETLFVDWGDHELVLRRPPAGAHADAAHEVLREYRAMDALQDTAVPVPRTVAACDDHSVIGSDFYVMERLEGDVIRDEEPERFADPEQRRLLSEAFIDTIAEIHTIDPAAVGLDDMGHPEGYTERQVERWTEQLEWAFEVTADDRPIPELHEVADWLADNVPDDYAHTLVHGDYKLDNVMFGPGTPPELVGVFDWEMCTRGDPSMDLGWMLISWTDPGDPDREDPLSNRIEAREGYLSRRELLDRYEEQTGLTFDNERFYRTFGVFKSAGACEMMYRRYLEGNSSNPAYPLMEERVPAMAERALDIIEGEEPL; encoded by the coding sequence ATGAGTGGGGACGATACTACCGACGCCACGGATACCGAGGACGGCGTGAGCGGGCTGGACGAGGAAGCCGTCGACGAGGAGTACCTCGGCCGGCTGTTCGACGAGGAGGCGCTCGCGGCGTTCCTCGAAGACGCGCTCGGTCCCGGGGAGTTGCACGTCGAGTACCACCAGGCCGGCCACTCCAACGAGACCCTGTTCGTCGACTGGGGCGACCACGAACTGGTGCTCCGGCGGCCGCCCGCGGGGGCTCATGCCGACGCCGCCCACGAGGTCCTCCGGGAGTACCGCGCGATGGACGCGCTCCAGGATACCGCTGTTCCGGTCCCGCGGACCGTCGCAGCCTGTGACGACCACTCCGTCATCGGCTCCGATTTCTACGTGATGGAACGGCTGGAGGGGGACGTGATCCGCGACGAGGAGCCCGAGCGCTTCGCCGACCCCGAACAGCGCCGCCTGCTCTCGGAGGCCTTCATCGACACCATCGCCGAGATCCACACCATCGACCCCGCCGCGGTCGGGCTCGACGACATGGGTCATCCCGAGGGCTACACCGAACGCCAGGTCGAGCGCTGGACCGAGCAACTGGAGTGGGCCTTCGAGGTGACCGCCGACGACCGCCCGATCCCGGAACTCCACGAGGTGGCCGACTGGCTGGCCGACAACGTCCCCGACGACTACGCCCACACGCTGGTCCACGGGGACTACAAGCTGGACAACGTGATGTTCGGGCCGGGGACCCCGCCCGAACTCGTCGGCGTCTTCGACTGGGAGATGTGCACCCGCGGGGACCCGTCGATGGACCTGGGGTGGATGCTCATCTCCTGGACGGACCCGGGCGACCCCGACCGCGAGGACCCGCTCAGCAACCGGATCGAAGCGAGGGAGGGCTATCTCTCCCGGCGGGAACTGCTCGACCGCTACGAGGAACAGACCGGGCTGACCTTCGACAACGAGCGCTTCTACCGCACCTTCGGGGTGTTCAAATCCGCCGGCGCCTGCGAGATGATGTATCGCCGGTATCTCGAGGGCAACAGCAGCAACCCGGCCTACCCGCTGATGGAGGAGCGCGTGCCCGCGATGGCAGAGCGCGCGCTGGACATCATCGAGGGCGAGGAGCCACTGTAG
- the nthB gene encoding nitrile hydratase subunit beta, producing the protein MDGVHDLGGTDGTGRVSHTPTEPVFHDEFERRMFGMVMVTMANREYTMDEFRHAIERMAPAWYLDSSYYEHWLAAVEKLLVERGVLEAEELRERIEQARAGGVTVPERADPEAAEAMRAIVGSGGGTYRGPGDPAFEVGDTVRVRNMHPEGHTRCPGYVRRAEGTVREVYGEHVLPDSHAHRDGESPEPLYSVRFAGEALWGPDAEANTAVSVDLWERYLESP; encoded by the coding sequence ATGGACGGCGTCCACGACCTCGGTGGCACCGACGGGACGGGGCGGGTCTCGCACACTCCCACCGAGCCCGTGTTCCACGACGAGTTCGAGCGGCGGATGTTCGGGATGGTGATGGTCACGATGGCGAACCGGGAGTACACGATGGACGAGTTCCGCCACGCCATCGAGCGCATGGCCCCGGCGTGGTACCTCGACTCCTCGTACTACGAACACTGGCTGGCAGCGGTGGAGAAGCTCCTCGTCGAGCGCGGCGTGCTGGAGGCCGAGGAACTGCGCGAGCGCATCGAGCAGGCGCGGGCGGGCGGGGTCACGGTACCGGAACGCGCCGACCCGGAAGCCGCCGAGGCGATGCGTGCGATAGTCGGGAGCGGCGGCGGCACGTATCGCGGCCCCGGTGACCCGGCGTTCGAAGTCGGCGACACGGTCAGGGTGCGGAACATGCACCCGGAGGGACACACCCGCTGTCCCGGGTACGTCCGCCGTGCCGAGGGGACCGTCCGGGAAGTCTACGGCGAGCACGTCCTGCCGGACAGCCACGCACACCGGGACGGGGAGTCCCCGGAGCCGCTGTACTCGGTCCGCTTCGCGGGCGAGGCGCTGTGGGGTCCCGACGCCGAGGCCAACACGGCCGTCTCCGTCGACCTCTGGGAGCGTTACCTGGAGTCGCCGTAG
- a CDS encoding NADP-dependent oxidoreductase gives MSSDTNRQWMLASRPTGEPTMDDFEMVESDVPEPGHKEVLVRTQYMSVDPYMRGRMRDADSYADPWAVGDPMRARCVGEVVESNHADFAAGDTVTGNLYWAEYAAVDGTELDHADTGDAPVSTALHVLGMPGRTAYIGTVDVGEVEPGDTVVVSGAAGAVGSVAGQVASIAGARVVGIAGSDRKVEWITDELGFDAGINYNTDDLSAAVAEACPRGVDLYFENVGGAVSDAVLDHLAEFSRVAVCGKISLYNAQPGDEELTGPRRFYQRTKTRVEGFIVSDHAHRFEHIMDRLRRWTGDRIQYEETVTEGIESAPDAFLGLFEGENIGKQLVRVGE, from the coding sequence ATGAGTTCGGACACGAACCGGCAGTGGATGCTGGCGAGCAGGCCGACAGGCGAACCGACGATGGACGACTTCGAGATGGTCGAATCCGACGTCCCGGAACCCGGGCACAAGGAGGTGCTGGTCCGGACGCAGTACATGTCCGTCGACCCGTACATGCGCGGGCGGATGCGCGACGCCGACTCCTATGCCGACCCCTGGGCGGTCGGCGACCCGATGCGCGCCCGCTGTGTGGGCGAGGTCGTCGAGTCCAACCACGCCGACTTCGCCGCGGGCGACACCGTCACCGGCAACCTCTACTGGGCGGAGTACGCCGCCGTCGACGGGACGGAACTCGACCACGCCGACACCGGCGACGCCCCGGTCTCGACGGCGCTGCACGTCCTGGGGATGCCGGGCCGGACCGCCTACATCGGGACCGTGGACGTCGGCGAGGTCGAACCCGGCGACACCGTCGTGGTCTCGGGTGCGGCCGGCGCCGTGGGCTCGGTCGCCGGCCAGGTCGCTTCCATCGCCGGCGCGCGCGTGGTGGGGATCGCCGGCAGCGACCGGAAGGTCGAGTGGATCACCGACGAACTCGGCTTTGACGCGGGGATCAACTACAATACCGACGACCTCTCGGCGGCGGTCGCGGAGGCCTGCCCCCGCGGGGTCGACCTGTACTTCGAAAACGTGGGTGGTGCGGTCAGCGACGCCGTGCTCGACCACCTCGCGGAGTTCTCCCGGGTCGCGGTCTGCGGGAAGATCTCGCTGTACAACGCCCAGCCCGGCGACGAGGAACTGACCGGCCCGCGGCGGTTCTACCAGCGGACCAAAACGCGCGTCGAGGGCTTCATCGTCAGCGACCACGCCCACCGCTTCGAGCACATCATGGACCGGCTGCGCCGCTGGACCGGCGACCGGATCCAGTACGAGGAAACCGTCACCGAGGGG
- a CDS encoding arsenate-mycothiol transferase ArsC, whose amino-acid sequence MSDGVRVAFVCVQNAGRSQMATAFAEREREQRGLADAVEVLTGGTDPAEEVHDVVREVMAEEGVDLADRAPREVTTAELESCDYVATMGCSTLDLDADEGAVDVRDWALEDPDGKDLDRVREVREAVREHVRALFDEIEAEVTADV is encoded by the coding sequence GTGAGCGACGGCGTGCGCGTGGCGTTCGTCTGCGTCCAGAACGCCGGCCGGAGCCAGATGGCGACCGCCTTTGCCGAGCGCGAACGGGAACAGCGGGGGCTGGCAGACGCGGTAGAGGTCCTCACTGGCGGGACCGACCCCGCGGAGGAAGTCCACGACGTCGTCCGGGAGGTGATGGCCGAGGAGGGGGTCGACCTCGCGGACCGCGCGCCACGGGAGGTCACCACTGCGGAGCTCGAGTCGTGTGACTACGTCGCGACCATGGGCTGTTCGACGCTCGACCTCGACGCCGACGAGGGGGCCGTCGACGTCCGGGACTGGGCGCTCGAGGACCCGGACGGCAAGGATCTCGACCGGGTGCGGGAGGTCCGCGAGGCGGTCCGCGAGCACGTCCGCGCGCTGTTCGACGAGATCGAAGCGGAGGTGACCGCGGATGTCTGA
- the arsM gene encoding arsenite methyltransferase: MSDSGESGTGLDAATQRQVVRERYARIASSGTGETEGSGCCATDECRAGETAEEAAETAEQLGYSRREVESVDGEANLGLGCGNPRAIASLEEGETVLDLGSGAGFDCFLAAREVGESGRVVGVDMTPEMVEKARENAAENGSDAVEFRLGEIEHLPVADASVDVVISNCVVNLSPDKPQVFRESFRVLRPGGRLAISDVVLTADVPEGIRADPDSVASCVAGASTVDRLREVLTEVGFEQVDISPKEDSDRFISEWDDERDVSDFLVSASITGRKPEIPDE; the protein is encoded by the coding sequence ATGTCTGATTCCGGGGAATCGGGGACGGGACTCGACGCAGCGACCCAGCGACAGGTCGTCCGCGAACGCTACGCCCGGATCGCGAGTTCGGGGACGGGCGAGACGGAGGGAAGCGGGTGCTGTGCGACCGACGAGTGCCGCGCCGGCGAGACGGCAGAGGAGGCGGCCGAGACCGCGGAACAGCTCGGCTACTCGCGACGCGAGGTCGAGAGCGTCGACGGCGAGGCGAATCTCGGACTCGGCTGTGGCAATCCCCGGGCGATCGCCTCGCTCGAGGAGGGCGAGACGGTGCTCGACCTGGGGTCGGGTGCCGGCTTCGACTGCTTCCTGGCAGCACGAGAAGTCGGGGAGTCCGGCCGGGTCGTCGGGGTCGACATGACCCCGGAGATGGTCGAGAAAGCCAGGGAAAACGCGGCCGAGAACGGGAGCGACGCCGTCGAGTTCCGGCTGGGGGAGATCGAGCACCTCCCCGTCGCGGACGCCAGCGTGGACGTCGTCATCTCGAACTGCGTGGTGAACCTCTCGCCGGACAAGCCGCAGGTGTTCCGGGAGTCGTTTCGGGTGCTTCGGCCGGGCGGACGGCTCGCCATCTCGGACGTCGTCCTGACCGCAGACGTCCCGGAGGGGATCCGTGCCGACCCGGACTCCGTCGCCTCCTGTGTCGCGGGCGCGTCGACCGTCGACCGGCTCCGGGAGGTACTCACCGAGGTCGGGTTCGAGCAGGTCGACATCTCCCCCAAGGAAGACAGCGACCGGTTCATCAGCGAGTGGGACGACGAACGCGACGTGAGTGACTTCCTCGTCTCCGCGAGTATCACCGGTCGGAAACCGGAGATCCCCGATGAGTGA
- a CDS encoding alpha/beta fold hydrolase, whose product MNSHTISGGGGVDLRVDETGNPDGRPVLFVHGYSQSRLCWSRQLESELADDFRLVAMDNRGHGRSDKPEGAYADSALWAEDVHSVIEGLDLDQPVLVGWSYGGLVISDYLGEYGDEHVAGINLVGAISKNGTGDAMAVIGEDFTDRVPGFESTDIEESVATLERFLRDCMYAEPSPEDLSFMLGYNVLVPPRVRTALHSRTVTHDDDLRAVEVPVLVTHGEADGIVLPAAAEEHADLIETAETSFYPEVGHSPFWEATERFNRELREFVGSTDPPRRDK is encoded by the coding sequence GTGAACTCACACACCATCTCCGGCGGCGGGGGCGTCGACCTCCGCGTCGACGAGACCGGGAACCCGGACGGCCGACCGGTCCTCTTCGTCCACGGGTACTCCCAGTCCCGGCTGTGCTGGAGCCGTCAGCTGGAGTCGGAGCTCGCGGACGACTTCCGGTTGGTCGCCATGGACAACCGCGGTCACGGCCGGTCGGACAAGCCCGAGGGCGCGTACGCCGACTCGGCGCTGTGGGCCGAGGACGTCCACTCGGTCATCGAGGGCCTCGACCTGGACCAGCCCGTGCTGGTCGGCTGGTCCTACGGCGGACTCGTCATCTCCGACTACCTGGGGGAGTACGGTGACGAGCACGTCGCCGGTATCAACCTCGTGGGGGCGATCTCGAAAAACGGGACCGGAGACGCGATGGCCGTCATCGGCGAGGACTTCACCGACCGGGTCCCGGGCTTCGAGAGCACCGACATCGAGGAGAGCGTCGCGACGCTGGAGCGGTTCCTGCGGGACTGCATGTACGCGGAGCCGTCGCCGGAGGACCTGTCGTTCATGCTCGGCTACAACGTCCTCGTGCCGCCACGCGTCCGGACGGCCCTGCACTCCCGGACGGTGACCCACGACGACGACCTCCGGGCGGTCGAGGTCCCGGTGCTGGTCACCCACGGGGAGGCAGACGGGATCGTCCTGCCCGCGGCTGCCGAGGAACACGCCGACCTCATCGAGACCGCAGAAACGTCGTTCTACCCCGAGGTCGGCCACTCGCCGTTCTGGGAGGCCACGGAGCGGTTCAACCGCGAACTCCGCGAGTTCGTCGGGTCGACCGACCCGCCTCGGAGGGACAAGTAG
- a CDS encoding enoyl-CoA hydratase/isomerase family protein has protein sequence MASHAEMDHGLARVETDGHRADVVLDRAHKRNAMSEQLMRDLTEAFRTVGDLEEVRSVVMLGEGPVLCAGMDLNMMRERADAPEEFDNDLFPDLLDTIADCPLPTVAAIHGAAPAGGFELSLPFDFRVIGSDAKYGVIEVQLGTFPHGGATQRLPRLVGMAKAKEFVLAGEFIDPEEAERHGLVNEVVEPGAVKERARDLADDLGANAPMGMVRAKESLNAAPEMPIDEGLAFERSLGREIYDTRDYREGIQARLDGREPDFENR, from the coding sequence ATGGCTTCACACGCGGAGATGGACCACGGCCTGGCGCGGGTCGAGACCGACGGCCACCGCGCCGACGTCGTGCTCGACCGCGCGCACAAGCGCAACGCGATGAGCGAGCAACTGATGCGGGACCTGACGGAGGCGTTCCGGACCGTCGGGGACCTCGAGGAGGTACGGTCGGTCGTCATGCTCGGTGAGGGGCCGGTCCTGTGTGCGGGGATGGACCTGAACATGATGCGCGAGCGGGCGGACGCCCCCGAGGAGTTCGACAACGACCTCTTTCCCGACCTCCTGGACACCATCGCGGACTGTCCGCTCCCGACGGTGGCGGCCATCCACGGCGCGGCCCCGGCGGGCGGGTTCGAACTCTCCTTGCCCTTCGACTTCCGGGTCATCGGGTCGGACGCCAAGTACGGCGTCATCGAGGTCCAGCTCGGAACCTTCCCCCACGGCGGCGCGACCCAGCGCCTCCCTCGGCTGGTGGGGATGGCCAAGGCCAAGGAGTTCGTACTCGCGGGGGAGTTCATCGACCCCGAGGAGGCCGAGCGCCACGGTCTCGTCAACGAGGTCGTCGAGCCCGGCGCGGTCAAGGAGCGAGCCCGCGACCTCGCGGACGACCTCGGCGCGAACGCGCCGATGGGGATGGTTCGGGCGAAGGAATCGCTGAACGCCGCCCCCGAGATGCCGATCGACGAGGGGCTGGCCTTCGAACGCTCGCTGGGTCGGGAGATCTACGACACCCGCGACTACCGCGAGGGGATCCAGGCCCGGCTGGACGGCCGCGAACCCGACTTCGAGAACCGATGA
- a CDS encoding ArsR/SmtB family transcription factor encodes MSQQSERLERLIVEQEGECCVEDINARVEAMERHVSAFPADTGRDRTALKVLGNDTRYTIVRLLAAAGRELCVCEITPVVDVSDSAVSHALSDLFEAGLVTRRKDGTWRYYEATERAAALLDALDRTREGSQ; translated from the coding sequence ATGAGCCAGCAGTCAGAACGTCTCGAGCGCCTCATCGTCGAACAGGAAGGCGAGTGCTGCGTTGAGGACATCAACGCGCGCGTGGAGGCCATGGAGCGGCACGTCTCGGCGTTCCCGGCCGACACCGGGCGCGACCGGACCGCGCTCAAGGTACTGGGCAACGACACCCGCTACACGATCGTCCGCCTGCTGGCGGCGGCCGGCCGGGAACTCTGTGTCTGTGAGATCACACCCGTCGTCGACGTCAGCGACAGCGCGGTCAGTCACGCCCTCTCGGACCTGTTCGAGGCGGGGCTTGTCACCCGCCGGAAGGACGGTACCTGGCGCTACTACGAGGCGACCGAGCGGGCGGCCGCCCTGCTGGACGCGCTCGACAGGACCCGGGAGGGGTCACAGTGA
- the nthA gene encoding nitrile hydratase subunit alpha gives MTDGQEHDHDDRDHPVPTDDPEARARALQSLLVEKEKLSTDAVDEVVSIYEEEVGPMNGAEVVARAWSDPDYREWLLEDGTAAIDDLGYTGVQGVDIEVKENSPGTHNVIVCTLCSCYPWPVLGLPPTWYKSPPYRSKIVKRPRRTLREEFDLDLSEDVGIDVWDSSSEIRYMVLPQRPEGTEGMSESELADLVTRDSMIGVERLGGRRAGELA, from the coding sequence ATGACCGACGGCCAGGAGCACGACCACGACGACCGGGACCACCCGGTGCCGACGGACGACCCGGAAGCCCGCGCCCGGGCGCTGCAGTCGCTGCTCGTCGAGAAAGAGAAGCTCTCGACCGACGCGGTCGACGAGGTGGTGAGCATCTACGAGGAGGAGGTCGGCCCGATGAACGGCGCCGAGGTGGTCGCCCGCGCGTGGAGCGACCCCGACTACCGCGAGTGGTTGCTCGAGGACGGCACCGCCGCGATCGACGACCTCGGGTACACGGGCGTGCAGGGCGTGGACATCGAGGTCAAAGAGAACTCCCCCGGGACGCACAACGTCATCGTCTGTACGCTCTGTTCGTGTTACCCGTGGCCGGTGCTGGGGCTCCCGCCGACGTGGTACAAGTCCCCGCCCTACCGGTCGAAGATCGTCAAGCGGCCGCGGCGGACGCTGCGCGAGGAGTTCGACCTCGACCTGTCCGAGGACGTCGGGATCGACGTCTGGGACTCCAGTTCCGAGATCCGGTACATGGTGCTCCCCCAGCGACCCGAGGGGACCGAAGGGATGTCGGAGTCGGAGCTGGCCGACCTGGTCACCCGCGACTCGATGATCGGCGTCGAGCGACTGGGCGGGCGGCGTGCGGGGGAGTTGGCGTGA
- a CDS encoding universal stress protein, whose translation MHILMPVDADEERAVAAAETVAAQPCAADEIRVTVLNVHEDIEVSSVDSGTVSSEEWYDEEDFPASVGRATAVLERAGITVEKHRKIAEPGPGIVEAADEFGADQIVMCGRKRTPVGKVLLGSVAQSVLLNASVPVTVTDVEKQ comes from the coding sequence ATGCACATACTCATGCCGGTGGACGCCGACGAGGAGCGCGCAGTCGCGGCCGCGGAAACCGTTGCTGCGCAGCCGTGTGCGGCCGACGAGATCCGCGTCACGGTCCTGAACGTCCACGAGGACATCGAGGTCTCCAGCGTCGACAGCGGGACCGTCAGTTCGGAGGAGTGGTACGACGAGGAGGACTTCCCGGCCAGCGTGGGGAGAGCGACGGCAGTGCTGGAGCGTGCGGGCATCACTGTGGAGAAACACCGGAAGATCGCCGAGCCGGGACCGGGGATCGTGGAAGCGGCCGACGAATTCGGTGCCGACCAGATCGTCATGTGTGGCCGGAAGCGCACCCCCGTCGGGAAGGTGCTGCTCGGAAGCGTCGCGCAGTCGGTGCTTCTCAACGCCAGTGTCCCGGTTACCGTGACCGACGTTGAGAAGCAGTGA
- a CDS encoding nitrile hydratase accessory protein: MTDDLEATISDVRAATEPPGEDDIVFEAPWQARAFALTVALRREGDFPWEAFQTRLIEELEDVGGGAAASAGAEETEAAYYRAWLAAVERLLLEEDILEDEELAERVTAFASGERDASEFVVGDHGHDHSHDHGDGHAHDHGDAHDR; encoded by the coding sequence GTGACCGACGACCTCGAGGCGACCATCAGTGACGTTCGCGCGGCGACCGAGCCGCCGGGCGAGGACGACATCGTCTTCGAGGCGCCCTGGCAGGCCCGGGCCTTCGCGCTCACTGTCGCGTTGCGCCGCGAGGGCGATTTCCCGTGGGAGGCGTTCCAGACGCGGCTCATCGAGGAACTCGAGGACGTGGGGGGCGGTGCCGCGGCATCTGCCGGTGCCGAGGAGACCGAGGCGGCGTACTACCGGGCATGGCTCGCTGCCGTCGAGCGCCTGCTCCTGGAGGAGGACATACTGGAGGACGAGGAGCTGGCCGAGCGCGTCACGGCCTTCGCCTCGGGGGAGCGTGACGCCTCGGAGTTCGTCGTCGGCGACCACGGTCACGACCACTCCCACGACCACGGGGACGGGCACGCACACGACCACGGGGACGCGCACGACCGGTAA
- the arsB gene encoding ACR3 family arsenite efflux transporter produces the protein MSDAAHAHGPDCDCESCGDPRSMDLLDKYLTVWIFGAMAVGVGLGSVAPSVTQPIQDFHLVEIGLVLMMYPPLAKANYSQLRAVFSNWRVLGLSLVQNWLIGPTLMFGLAVFFFSGLVPGLPARPEYFLGLVFIGMARCIAMVLVWNELAEGSTEYVTGLVAFNSLFQILTYGVYVWFFGLFLPPLLGMDTLVAGIETFDVSPIQVFEAIVVFLGIPFLGGFLTRYIGTRTKGEQWYDETFVPRIDPLTLAALLFTVVVMFATQGENIVAAPGDVLLIAVPLTVYFVVMFLVSFGMGKGIGADYSTTTAIGFTAASNNFELAIAVAVAVFGVGSGVAFATVVGPLIEVPVLLALVNVALYFQRRFDWTGATTGSLAASDPEPTPEDD, from the coding sequence ATGAGTGACGCCGCCCACGCGCACGGCCCGGACTGTGACTGCGAGAGCTGTGGCGACCCCCGGTCGATGGACCTCCTCGACAAGTATCTCACCGTCTGGATCTTCGGGGCGATGGCCGTCGGGGTCGGACTCGGATCCGTCGCGCCCTCGGTGACTCAGCCCATCCAGGACTTCCACCTCGTCGAGATCGGGCTGGTGCTGATGATGTACCCGCCGCTGGCGAAGGCGAACTACTCGCAGCTCCGGGCCGTCTTCTCGAACTGGCGCGTGCTCGGGCTGAGCCTCGTCCAGAACTGGCTGATCGGCCCGACGCTGATGTTCGGGCTCGCCGTCTTCTTCTTCAGCGGGCTCGTCCCCGGCCTGCCGGCCCGTCCCGAGTACTTCCTCGGTCTCGTGTTCATCGGGATGGCCCGGTGTATCGCGATGGTGCTGGTCTGGAACGAACTCGCCGAGGGGTCGACGGAGTACGTCACCGGCCTGGTCGCCTTCAACAGCCTCTTTCAGATCCTCACCTACGGCGTCTACGTCTGGTTTTTCGGCCTCTTCCTGCCGCCGCTGCTGGGCATGGACACCCTGGTCGCCGGCATCGAGACCTTCGACGTCAGCCCGATCCAGGTCTTCGAGGCGATCGTCGTCTTCCTCGGGATCCCCTTCCTCGGCGGCTTTCTCACCCGCTACATCGGGACCCGGACGAAGGGCGAACAGTGGTACGACGAGACCTTCGTCCCCAGGATCGACCCGCTGACGCTCGCGGCGTTGCTGTTCACCGTCGTCGTGATGTTCGCGACCCAGGGGGAGAACATCGTCGCCGCCCCCGGGGACGTGCTCCTGATCGCCGTCCCGCTGACGGTCTATTTCGTCGTGATGTTCCTCGTGAGCTTCGGGATGGGCAAGGGGATCGGCGCCGATTACTCGACGACGACGGCGATCGGCTTCACCGCCGCCTCCAACAACTTCGAGCTGGCCATCGCGGTCGCGGTCGCCGTCTTCGGCGTCGGCTCCGGCGTCGCCTTCGCGACGGTCGTCGGCCCGCTGATCGAGGTGCCCGTCCTGCTCGCGCTGGTCAACGTCGCGCTGTACTTCCAGCGCCGCTTCGACTGGACCGGCGCGACGACCGGGAGTCTCGCCGCCTCCGACCCCGAGCCCACACCGGAGGACGACTGA